One region of Streptomyces capillispiralis genomic DNA includes:
- a CDS encoding zinc-dependent alcohol dehydrogenase: MRALTWQGKRDVRVENVPDPRIEEPTDAVIRITSTGLCGSDLHLYEVLTPFMTPGDILGHEPMGIVEEVGAAVPDLQVGDRVVVPFQIACGNCWMCLTGLPTQCETTQVSSEGMGAALFGYTRLYGAVPGAQAEYLRVPQAQYGPIKVPEGPPDDRFVYLSDVLPTAWQAVAYAGVPQGGSVAVLGLGPIGDMACRVAQVKGAGRVFGVDLVPERLRRARERGVETFDLRSFDDEKELVAAIRDQTDGRGPDAVIDAVGTEAHGSAAARLVQNASALLPRKLSGPMAERFSVDRLAALHTAIELVRRGGTISISGVYGGMADPMPMLTLFDKQIQMRMGQANVRRWSDEIIPYLTDEDPLGVEDFATHRVPLAEAPQAYAMFQKKEDGAVKVLMQP; the protein is encoded by the coding sequence ATGAGGGCACTGACCTGGCAGGGAAAGCGGGACGTACGGGTGGAGAACGTGCCCGACCCACGCATCGAGGAGCCGACGGACGCGGTCATCCGCATCACCTCCACCGGGCTGTGCGGCTCGGACCTGCACCTGTACGAGGTGCTCACCCCGTTCATGACCCCGGGCGACATCCTCGGCCACGAGCCGATGGGCATCGTCGAGGAGGTCGGCGCGGCCGTGCCCGACCTCCAGGTGGGCGACCGGGTCGTGGTGCCGTTCCAGATCGCCTGCGGCAACTGCTGGATGTGCCTGACCGGACTGCCCACCCAGTGCGAGACCACCCAGGTCAGCTCCGAGGGCATGGGCGCGGCCCTGTTCGGCTACACCCGCCTCTACGGCGCGGTGCCCGGCGCCCAGGCCGAGTACCTGCGCGTCCCCCAGGCCCAGTACGGCCCGATCAAGGTCCCCGAGGGACCGCCCGACGACCGGTTCGTCTACCTCTCCGACGTACTGCCCACCGCCTGGCAGGCGGTCGCCTACGCGGGCGTCCCGCAGGGCGGCAGCGTCGCCGTGCTCGGCCTCGGCCCCATCGGCGACATGGCCTGCCGGGTCGCCCAGGTCAAGGGCGCCGGGCGGGTGTTCGGCGTGGACCTGGTCCCCGAGCGGCTGCGCCGGGCGCGCGAGCGGGGCGTGGAGACCTTCGACCTGCGCTCCTTCGACGACGAGAAGGAACTCGTCGCCGCGATCCGCGACCAGACCGACGGCCGCGGCCCCGACGCCGTGATCGACGCCGTCGGCACCGAGGCGCACGGCAGCGCGGCGGCCCGACTGGTGCAGAACGCCTCCGCCCTGCTGCCCAGGAAACTCAGCGGCCCGATGGCCGAACGCTTCAGCGTGGACCGGCTCGCCGCCCTGCACACCGCCATCGAACTGGTGCGCCGCGGCGGCACCATCTCGATCAGCGGCGTCTACGGTGGGATGGCCGACCCGATGCCCATGCTCACCCTGTTCGACAAGCAGATCCAGATGCGCATGGGCCAGGCCAACGTACGCCGCTGGAGCGACGAGATCATCCCCTACCTCACCGACGAGGACCCGCTCGGCGTCGAGGACTTCGCCACCCACCGCGTACCGCTCGCCGAGGCGCCGCAGGCCTACGCGATGTTCCAGAAGAAGGAGGACGGCGCCGTCAAGGTGCTGATGCAGCCCTGA
- the ligD gene encoding non-homologous end-joining DNA ligase — protein sequence MGDAVELEVAGRTVRLSSPDKLFFPERGFTKLDLARYYAAVGPGILRALRNRPTTLQRYPDGLTGEWFYQKRAPKGMPDWIPTAHITFPSGRSADEMCPTEEAAVVWAAQYGTLVFHPWPVRRDDVDHPDELRIDLDPQPGTDYDDAARAARELRAVLDEHGLRGWPKTSGGRGLHVFVPIEPRWTFTQVRRAAIAVGREMERRMPERVTIKWWKEERGERIFIDYNQTARDRTIASAYSVRPRPHAPVSAPLRWDEVGVAHPRDFDLATMPARFAELGDVHADMDDHAFSLEPLLELARRDEHDHGLGDLPYPPEYPKMPGEPSRVQPSRARKPKPSAS from the coding sequence ATGGGTGACGCGGTGGAACTCGAGGTGGCCGGCCGGACGGTACGGCTGTCCAGCCCGGACAAGCTGTTCTTCCCGGAACGCGGCTTCACCAAGCTCGACCTCGCCCGCTACTACGCCGCCGTCGGCCCCGGCATCCTGCGCGCCCTCAGGAACCGGCCCACCACCCTGCAGCGCTACCCGGACGGCCTCACCGGCGAGTGGTTCTACCAGAAGCGCGCCCCCAAGGGCATGCCCGACTGGATCCCCACCGCCCACATCACCTTCCCCAGCGGCCGCAGCGCCGACGAGATGTGCCCCACCGAGGAGGCCGCGGTGGTGTGGGCCGCCCAGTACGGCACCCTCGTCTTCCACCCCTGGCCGGTGCGCCGCGACGACGTCGACCACCCCGACGAACTCCGCATCGACCTCGACCCGCAGCCCGGCACCGACTACGACGACGCCGCCCGCGCCGCCCGTGAACTGCGCGCCGTGCTGGACGAGCACGGGCTGCGCGGCTGGCCCAAGACCTCCGGCGGCCGGGGCCTGCACGTCTTCGTGCCCATCGAGCCGCGCTGGACCTTCACCCAGGTCCGCCGCGCCGCCATCGCCGTCGGCCGCGAGATGGAGCGCCGAATGCCGGAGCGGGTCACCATCAAGTGGTGGAAGGAGGAACGCGGCGAGCGCATCTTCATCGACTACAACCAGACCGCCCGCGACCGCACCATCGCCTCCGCCTACTCCGTGCGCCCCCGCCCGCACGCGCCCGTCTCGGCGCCCCTGCGCTGGGACGAGGTCGGCGTCGCGCATCCGCGGGACTTCGACCTCGCGACCATGCCCGCGCGCTTCGCCGAACTCGGCGACGTGCACGCGGACATGGACGACCACGCCTTCTCGCTGGAGCCGCTGCTCGAACTCGCCCGGCGGGACGAGCACGACCACGGCCTCGGCGACCTGCCCTACCCGCCCGAGTACCCGAAGATGCCCGGCGAGCCCAGCCGGGTACAGCCGAGCCGGGCCAGGAAGCCGAAACCCTCGGCCTCCTGA
- a CDS encoding multicopper oxidase domain-containing protein, whose translation MDRRGFNRRVMLGGAAVATSLSFAPEAVSAGKPANTAPAGGEVRRIKMYAERLDGGGMGYGFEKGKASVPGPLIELNEGDTLHIEFENTMDVPVSLHVHGLDYEISSDGTKQNRSDVPPGGTRTYTWRTHKPGRRSDGTWRSGSAGYWHYHDHVVGTVHGTGGIRNGLYGPVIVRRKGDVLPDATHTIVFNDMTINNRKPHTGPDFEATVGDRVEFVMITHGEFYHTFHMHGHRWADNRTGMLTGPDDPSQVIDNKICGPADSFGFQVIAGEGVGAGAWMYHCHVQSHSDMGMVGLFLVKKPDGTIPGYDPHDHAHGQAAEEEQDQEHQH comes from the coding sequence ATGGACAGACGCGGTTTCAACCGACGGGTGATGCTGGGTGGCGCGGCCGTCGCGACATCGTTGTCCTTCGCACCGGAGGCCGTGAGCGCGGGCAAACCTGCGAACACCGCGCCCGCCGGGGGCGAGGTGCGGCGCATCAAGATGTACGCCGAGCGGCTGGACGGCGGCGGGATGGGCTACGGCTTCGAGAAGGGCAAGGCGTCCGTCCCCGGCCCGCTGATCGAGCTCAACGAGGGCGACACGCTGCACATCGAGTTCGAGAACACCATGGACGTACCGGTGAGCCTGCACGTCCACGGCCTCGACTACGAGATCTCCAGCGACGGCACGAAGCAGAACAGGAGCGACGTCCCGCCGGGCGGCACCCGCACCTACACCTGGCGCACCCACAAGCCCGGCCGCCGGTCGGACGGCACCTGGCGCTCGGGCAGCGCGGGCTACTGGCACTACCACGACCACGTCGTCGGCACGGTGCACGGCACCGGAGGCATCCGCAACGGCCTCTACGGCCCGGTGATCGTGCGGCGCAAGGGCGACGTCCTCCCCGACGCGACCCACACCATCGTCTTCAACGACATGACGATCAACAACCGCAAGCCCCACACCGGCCCGGACTTCGAGGCCACCGTGGGCGACCGCGTCGAGTTCGTCATGATCACGCACGGCGAGTTCTACCACACGTTCCACATGCACGGTCACCGCTGGGCCGACAACCGCACCGGCATGCTGACCGGCCCCGACGACCCGAGCCAGGTCATCGACAACAAGATCTGCGGCCCGGCGGACTCCTTCGGCTTCCAGGTGATCGCGGGGGAGGGCGTCGGAGCGGGCGCCTGGATGTACCACTGCCACGTCCAGAGCCACTCCGACATGGGCATGGTGGGGCTGTTCCTGGTGAAGAAGCCGGACGGCACGATCCCCGGGTACGACCCGCACGACCACGCCCACGGGCAGGCCGCCGAGGAGGAGCAGGACCAGGAACACCAGCACTGA
- a CDS encoding OmpL47-type beta-barrel domain-containing protein gives MWAALLAALLMMLGLQTATSTAGETDSTDTAAAAQVLTWTAGDGITEYTSAPATAVAGPATIVFENSAATGNTTGMPHTLTFATSDPEFNNDVQLNILASPNDAQGGKHTAEVTLTPGRYFYHCTIPGHGEMQGILTVTEGGGEDTTAPEATAKVNGTRNSEGQYVGSASVTVEATDAGSGVDRIEYALGADGAWQPYTAPVVFDQVGTHSVRYRALDKAGNVSAEESVEFTVVAQPSDDTTAPETSATVDGEKNADGAYIDMATVTVTASDTGSGVNTIEYALGADGAWQAYTGPVMVHQAGTHTVRYRATDKAGNAAAEKSVEFTVVAAPPQDTTPPATGVTVEGTRNSDGAYVGDATVTISADDGHGGSGVAGIEYSLDGGPYLAYTEPVVVDRAGRHTVAYRATDKAGNTSQPLTATFTVVADGGVPAPNCPEYDERLTVIVGTVDSGVPNRVTNNRCRIGELIEDEKEWTSQALFLKHVKGVLDALQKEGVIDKREHRAVTKAARESGIGKPGQTEGYRKILDGSAESFARWEQVGGGSFALNPDGSITSGTTKPGLGMLWFPERKYGDFSLKLQWRDDAPGTGNANSGVFVRFPQVHDHPEESRPEWAAIKYGHEVQVFDSPSGDMYKTGSVYGFDRVGLAGAGVTQKGTWNDYEIRVVDQHYSVYRNGVLINEFDNTGGQLFEPPRSDDPGTDGRRFASGYIGLQVHGTTDVVSYRDVRIREL, from the coding sequence ATGTGGGCTGCCCTGCTGGCCGCCCTGCTCATGATGCTCGGCCTGCAGACGGCGACGTCCACGGCCGGCGAGACCGACTCAACCGACACGGCGGCCGCGGCCCAGGTGCTCACCTGGACCGCCGGCGACGGCATCACCGAGTACACCTCCGCGCCGGCGACCGCGGTGGCCGGTCCGGCGACGATCGTCTTCGAGAACAGCGCGGCCACCGGCAACACCACCGGGATGCCGCACACGCTGACGTTCGCGACCTCCGACCCGGAGTTCAACAACGACGTCCAGCTGAACATCCTGGCCAGTCCGAACGACGCCCAGGGCGGCAAGCACACCGCCGAGGTGACCCTCACCCCGGGCCGCTACTTCTACCACTGCACCATCCCCGGCCACGGGGAGATGCAGGGCATCCTGACGGTGACCGAGGGCGGCGGTGAGGACACCACCGCGCCGGAGGCCACGGCGAAGGTGAACGGCACGCGGAACTCCGAGGGCCAGTACGTGGGTTCGGCGAGCGTGACGGTCGAGGCCACCGACGCGGGCTCGGGCGTGGACCGGATCGAGTACGCGCTCGGGGCCGACGGCGCCTGGCAGCCGTACACCGCCCCGGTCGTCTTCGACCAGGTCGGCACGCACTCGGTGCGCTACCGCGCGCTGGACAAGGCGGGCAACGTCTCGGCCGAGGAGAGTGTGGAGTTCACGGTCGTCGCGCAGCCCTCCGACGACACCACGGCGCCGGAGACCTCGGCGACCGTGGACGGCGAGAAGAACGCCGACGGGGCCTACATCGACATGGCGACGGTCACCGTCACCGCGTCGGACACCGGCTCCGGCGTCAACACCATCGAGTACGCGCTCGGGGCCGACGGTGCCTGGCAGGCGTACACCGGGCCGGTGATGGTCCACCAGGCCGGGACGCACACGGTGCGCTACCGCGCCACCGACAAGGCGGGCAACGCGGCGGCGGAGAAGAGCGTGGAGTTCACGGTCGTCGCCGCTCCCCCGCAGGACACCACCCCGCCCGCGACCGGCGTGACCGTCGAGGGCACCAGGAACTCCGACGGTGCCTACGTCGGTGACGCCACCGTGACGATCAGCGCGGACGACGGGCACGGCGGTTCGGGGGTCGCGGGCATCGAGTACTCGCTCGACGGCGGACCGTACCTGGCGTACACCGAGCCCGTGGTCGTCGACCGGGCGGGCCGGCACACCGTGGCCTACCGGGCGACCGACAAGGCCGGCAACACCTCCCAGCCGCTCACGGCGACCTTCACGGTGGTGGCGGACGGCGGGGTGCCCGCGCCCAACTGCCCGGAGTACGACGAGCGGCTGACGGTGATCGTCGGCACGGTCGACTCGGGCGTGCCGAACCGGGTCACCAACAACCGGTGCCGGATCGGCGAGCTGATCGAGGACGAGAAGGAGTGGACCTCGCAGGCCCTCTTCCTCAAGCACGTCAAGGGCGTCCTGGACGCGCTGCAGAAGGAAGGGGTCATCGACAAGCGGGAGCACCGCGCCGTCACCAAGGCGGCCCGTGAGTCCGGGATCGGCAAGCCCGGCCAGACCGAGGGCTACCGCAAGATCCTCGACGGCAGCGCGGAGTCCTTCGCCCGGTGGGAGCAGGTCGGCGGCGGTTCGTTCGCGCTGAACCCGGACGGGTCGATCACCTCCGGCACCACCAAGCCGGGCCTCGGCATGCTGTGGTTCCCGGAGCGCAAGTACGGCGACTTCTCGCTGAAGCTCCAGTGGCGTGACGACGCCCCGGGCACCGGCAACGCCAACTCCGGTGTGTTCGTGCGGTTCCCGCAGGTCCACGACCACCCGGAGGAGTCGCGTCCGGAGTGGGCCGCCATCAAGTACGGGCACGAGGTCCAGGTGTTCGACTCGCCCTCCGGCGACATGTACAAGACGGGCTCGGTCTACGGCTTCGACCGGGTGGGCCTGGCCGGTGCGGGCGTGACGCAGAAGGGCACCTGGAACGACTACGAGATCCGGGTGGTGGACCAGCACTACTCGGTCTACCGCAACGGCGTGCTGATCAACGAGTTCGACAACACCGGCGGCCAGCTGTTCGAGCCGCCGCGGTCGGACGACCCGGGCACCGACGGGCGGCGGTTCGCCTCCGGCTACATCGGGCTCCAGGTGCACGGCACGACGGACGTGGTCTCCTACCGGGACGTCCGGATCAGGGAGCTGTAG
- a CDS encoding ATP-dependent DNA ligase, translating into MDLPVMPPVKPMLAKSVASIPPGMQYEAKWDGFRAIVFRDGAEVELGSRTGKPLTRYFPELVEAVRERLPERCVVDGEIVIAREGHLDFDALTERIHPADSRVRMLAERTPASFVAFDLLALADESLLDVPLTGRRELLTGALAGVTPPVHVAPATTDVEVARGWFEQYEGAGLDGVIAKPLDLRYRQDQRAMFKIKHERTADVVVAGYRLHKSGPVVGSLLLGLYDSGGALQHVGVSAAFSMKRRAELVEELEPLRLDDVSVHPWAAWADEAAHETARLPGAPSRWSGRKDLSWVPLRPERVAEVAYDHMENGQRFRHTARFRRWRPDRTPHSCTYAQLEEPVRYDLAEILGGP; encoded by the coding sequence ATGGATCTGCCCGTCATGCCACCCGTGAAGCCGATGCTCGCCAAGTCCGTGGCGAGCATCCCGCCCGGGATGCAGTACGAGGCGAAGTGGGACGGCTTCCGGGCGATCGTGTTCCGTGACGGCGCCGAGGTGGAGCTGGGCAGCCGCACCGGGAAGCCGCTGACCAGGTACTTCCCGGAGCTGGTGGAGGCGGTGCGGGAGCGGCTGCCCGAGCGGTGCGTGGTGGACGGGGAGATCGTCATCGCGCGGGAGGGGCATCTGGACTTCGACGCGCTCACCGAGCGGATCCACCCGGCGGACTCACGGGTGCGGATGCTGGCGGAGCGCACTCCGGCGTCGTTCGTCGCGTTCGACCTGCTGGCGCTGGCGGACGAGTCGCTGCTGGACGTGCCGCTGACCGGCCGGCGGGAGCTGCTGACCGGGGCGCTGGCGGGAGTCACCCCTCCGGTGCACGTGGCGCCGGCGACCACCGATGTGGAGGTGGCGCGGGGGTGGTTCGAGCAGTACGAGGGGGCGGGCCTGGACGGGGTGATCGCCAAGCCGCTGGACCTGCGGTACCGGCAGGACCAGCGCGCCATGTTCAAGATCAAGCACGAGCGGACGGCGGACGTGGTCGTGGCCGGGTACCGCCTGCACAAGAGCGGCCCGGTGGTGGGCTCGCTGCTGCTGGGCCTCTACGACTCCGGCGGCGCCCTCCAGCACGTCGGGGTGTCGGCCGCGTTCTCCATGAAGCGACGCGCGGAGCTGGTCGAGGAGTTGGAGCCGCTGCGCCTGGACGACGTGTCCGTGCATCCGTGGGCGGCCTGGGCGGACGAGGCGGCACACGAGACGGCGCGGCTGCCGGGCGCGCCGAGCCGCTGGTCGGGGCGGAAGGACCTGTCGTGGGTGCCGCTGCGTCCGGAGCGGGTGGCGGAGGTGGCGTACGACCACATGGAGAACGGGCAGCGCTTCCGGCACACCGCCCGTTTCCGCCGCTGGCGCCCGGACCGCACCCCGCACAGCTGCACCTACGCGCAGTTGGAGGAGCCGGTGCGCTACGACCTGGCCGAGATCCTGGGCGGCCCCTGA
- a CDS encoding MarR family winged helix-turn-helix transcriptional regulator has protein sequence MAAVDLTTHPGHLARRLQQAHHLLWNTMVSEEVTSPQFAVLNTLVAEPGLDQRTVGERVGLDRSTIAEVIARLIRRGLLDKVRDPLDGRRFQLRLTDDGVRTHRRLTVRTARMNQVFLAPLDAEEQAVFIDLIRRVADAAEGLRDPAPSLAAPH, from the coding sequence ATGGCCGCCGTGGACCTCACCACCCACCCCGGGCACCTGGCCCGGCGGCTCCAGCAGGCGCACCACCTGCTGTGGAACACGATGGTGTCGGAGGAGGTCACCTCGCCGCAGTTCGCGGTCCTCAACACGCTCGTCGCGGAACCTGGCCTGGACCAGCGCACCGTGGGGGAGCGGGTCGGGCTGGACCGGTCCACCATCGCCGAGGTGATCGCCCGGCTCATCCGGCGCGGACTGCTCGACAAGGTCCGCGACCCCCTGGACGGCCGCCGCTTCCAGCTGCGCCTCACCGACGACGGCGTGCGCACGCACCGCAGGCTGACGGTGCGCACCGCGCGGATGAACCAGGTGTTCCTGGCCCCGCTCGACGCCGAGGAGCAGGCGGTCTTCATCGACCTGATCCGACGGGTGGCGGACGCGGCCGAAGGGCTGCGCGATCCCGCCCCCTCCCTGGCCGCCCCGCACTGA
- a CDS encoding ThuA domain-containing protein: MRLRGLSTRSTAGAPRTRTRRRLWAATVAAGAVTAGLLSGPAATARPAPDPSLTTMSIKSPPGGANVRVLLFHGSAAGGDESPLVNAGIETIERIGLSGPADQRFKVTASDDASVFTDAKMLGRFNAIVFLTGGGDVLDPDQEAGLEAYMEAGGGFVGLHDAARAEPYSDWFTGLIGARPTASSPEKVQRATVEVGDRRHPSTQGLPLEWKRPDKWLNWAENPSGEVHTVARVRESTYAPGAGANGADHPVSWCRDYDGGRSFYTGMGGTVSSYDETDFRDHLRGALLWTTRLVQADCKAAINGNYKAERLTQPNQPGRNDQIGEPHGLVAAPDGRVFYIGRGGADSSQPVVTDWNDPNIGKGTGEIHVYDPKTRKVTLAGALTVFGNKGGGDELRKVEEGLLGIELDPDFQENGWVYLHYTPHSEINRDTHMAERRVSRFTLDQATDKLDLASEKVLLKWPVQIHSCCHAGGGMAWDSKGNLYIATGDNNSSGFSGGYSGNNPEPNFKGVSFADARRTAGNTNNLNGKILRIHPEPDGTYTLPEGNLFTGKETAEGGGKTRGEIYVMGVRNPARISVDKETDTLYAGWVGPDAGQPSTTWGPAKYDTFAVITKASNRGWPYCMGNKQPYRDRNLPDPSKPLGWYDCDHPRNESPNNDGLVNVPPVTGNNIWYSPQGGAPDYPRDAAGVPSYKAEEATYRLPWLKGGGQAAMNGPLYRYDESSTSETKWPAYWDGKWFVGDFYDADQPRNAVLMDPRTQGDGGLPVHSESLKKIVPIGNDGIKNLMDWRFGPDGALYVLDYGRGFFTSDTKSALWRVTYTGGGPTPAAGQLARKAE, translated from the coding sequence ATGCGCTTACGAGGGTTGAGCACGAGAAGCACCGCCGGCGCACCAAGGACGAGAACGAGACGACGCCTCTGGGCGGCCACCGTGGCCGCCGGGGCCGTCACCGCCGGACTGCTGTCGGGTCCCGCCGCCACCGCGCGGCCGGCCCCGGATCCGTCCCTGACAACGATGTCCATCAAGTCGCCCCCGGGTGGCGCGAACGTACGCGTGCTGCTGTTCCACGGCTCCGCGGCCGGCGGCGACGAATCACCGTTGGTCAACGCCGGGATCGAGACGATCGAGCGGATCGGGCTGTCGGGGCCGGCCGACCAGCGGTTCAAGGTCACCGCCTCCGACGACGCCTCGGTCTTCACCGACGCGAAGATGCTGGGCCGTTTCAACGCCATCGTGTTCCTGACCGGGGGCGGCGACGTCCTCGACCCGGACCAGGAGGCGGGCCTGGAGGCGTACATGGAGGCCGGCGGCGGTTTCGTCGGCCTGCACGACGCGGCCCGCGCGGAGCCCTACTCGGACTGGTTCACCGGTCTCATCGGCGCCCGCCCCACGGCGTCGAGCCCCGAGAAGGTGCAGCGCGCGACGGTCGAGGTCGGCGACCGCCGGCATCCCTCGACCCAGGGACTGCCCCTGGAGTGGAAGCGCCCCGACAAGTGGCTGAACTGGGCGGAGAACCCCTCCGGTGAGGTGCACACGGTCGCCAGGGTGCGCGAGTCGACCTACGCTCCCGGCGCGGGCGCCAACGGCGCGGACCATCCGGTGAGCTGGTGCCGCGACTACGACGGCGGCCGGTCCTTCTACACCGGCATGGGCGGCACGGTGTCGTCGTACGACGAGACCGACTTCCGTGACCACCTGCGCGGCGCCCTGCTGTGGACCACCCGGCTCGTGCAGGCCGACTGCAAGGCCGCGATCAACGGCAACTACAAGGCGGAGCGGCTGACCCAGCCCAACCAGCCGGGACGGAACGACCAGATCGGCGAGCCGCACGGCCTGGTCGCCGCCCCCGACGGCCGCGTCTTCTACATCGGCCGCGGCGGCGCCGACTCCTCGCAGCCCGTGGTCACCGACTGGAACGACCCGAACATCGGCAAGGGCACGGGCGAGATCCACGTCTACGACCCGAAGACCAGGAAGGTCACCCTCGCCGGGGCGCTGACCGTCTTCGGCAACAAGGGCGGCGGCGACGAGCTGAGGAAGGTCGAGGAGGGCCTGCTCGGCATCGAACTGGACCCGGACTTCCAGGAGAACGGCTGGGTGTACCTGCACTACACGCCGCACTCCGAGATCAACCGGGACACGCACATGGCCGAGCGGCGGGTCTCCCGCTTCACGCTCGACCAGGCCACCGACAAGCTGGACCTGGCCAGCGAGAAGGTGCTGCTGAAGTGGCCGGTGCAGATCCACAGCTGCTGCCACGCGGGCGGCGGGATGGCCTGGGACTCCAAGGGCAACCTGTACATCGCCACCGGTGACAACAACTCCAGCGGCTTCAGCGGCGGTTACTCGGGCAACAACCCCGAGCCCAACTTCAAGGGCGTGTCCTTCGCGGACGCGCGCCGCACCGCCGGCAACACCAACAACCTCAACGGCAAGATCCTGCGCATCCACCCCGAGCCGGACGGCACGTACACCCTCCCCGAGGGCAACCTGTTCACCGGCAAGGAGACCGCCGAGGGCGGCGGCAAGACGCGCGGCGAGATCTATGTGATGGGTGTGCGCAACCCGGCGCGCATCTCCGTCGACAAGGAGACCGACACGCTCTACGCGGGCTGGGTCGGTCCGGACGCCGGTCAGCCGTCGACGACCTGGGGCCCGGCCAAGTACGACACGTTCGCGGTGATCACCAAGGCGTCCAACCGGGGCTGGCCGTACTGCATGGGCAACAAGCAGCCCTACCGGGACCGCAACCTGCCCGACCCGTCCAAGCCGCTGGGCTGGTACGACTGCGACCACCCGAGGAACGAGTCGCCGAACAACGACGGCCTGGTGAACGTGCCGCCGGTGACCGGCAACAACATCTGGTACTCGCCGCAGGGCGGGGCGCCCGACTACCCGCGGGACGCCGCGGGAGTCCCCTCCTACAAGGCGGAGGAGGCCACCTACCGGCTGCCCTGGCTCAAGGGCGGCGGCCAGGCCGCGATGAACGGCCCGCTCTACCGCTACGACGAGTCGAGCACGAGTGAGACCAAGTGGCCGGCCTACTGGGACGGCAAGTGGTTCGTCGGTGACTTCTACGACGCCGACCAGCCGCGCAACGCGGTGCTGATGGATCCGAGGACACAGGGTGACGGCGGTCTGCCGGTGCACTCGGAGTCACTGAAGAAGATCGTGCCGATCGGCAACGACGGCATCAAGAACCTGATGGACTGGAGGTTCGGTCCGGACGGCGCGCTGTACGTCCTCGACTACGGCCGCGGCTTCTTCACCTCCGACACCAAGTCCGCGCTGTGGCGGGTCACCTACACGGGCGGCGGGCCGACCCCGGCCGCCGGTCAGCTGGCGAGGAAGGCCGAGTGA
- a CDS encoding DUF3048 domain-containing protein: protein MATVGTERRARARRGAGTRVLLAALAAATLAAGCTTSEGPGDDGRGSPRQSSPAPRETGPAEEADSPPVLAVKIDNARAARPHTGLQDADVVYVEQVEGGMSRLMALYATRLPESVGPVRSARESDLELLRQFDRPVLAFSGAQGKLLPLIDRAPLEAVTPETEAGAWARGTGRPAPHNLYLRPGRLMDEPPGAAALTTGFRYGRPPAAGAPEDELTVRYPAARTTFTWSDDRDRWLVSMDGTPAVTTEGERLAPATVVVQYVTVRRSGFQDFLGNNTPYTETVDSGEATVLRGGRAYEARWERPAAEDGTSFTTAAGERLNFARGQVWVVYAKAP, encoded by the coding sequence GTGGCGACGGTGGGCACGGAACGACGGGCACGCGCACGGCGCGGCGCGGGTACGAGGGTGCTGCTGGCCGCCCTGGCGGCGGCCACCCTGGCGGCGGGCTGCACGACGTCGGAGGGCCCCGGCGACGACGGACGCGGATCGCCCCGCCAGTCGTCCCCCGCGCCCCGGGAGACGGGGCCGGCGGAGGAGGCGGACAGTCCGCCCGTGCTCGCGGTGAAGATCGACAACGCCCGCGCCGCCCGGCCCCACACGGGCCTCCAGGACGCGGACGTGGTGTACGTCGAGCAGGTCGAGGGCGGGATGAGCCGGCTGATGGCGCTGTACGCCACCCGGCTGCCCGAATCCGTCGGGCCGGTGCGCAGCGCCCGCGAGTCGGATCTGGAGCTGCTGCGCCAGTTCGACCGGCCGGTGCTGGCCTTCTCCGGGGCGCAGGGCAAGCTGCTGCCGCTGATCGACCGGGCGCCGCTGGAGGCGGTGACACCGGAGACGGAGGCCGGGGCCTGGGCCCGGGGCACCGGCCGCCCCGCCCCGCACAACCTGTATCTGCGGCCCGGCCGGCTGATGGACGAGCCGCCCGGCGCGGCCGCCCTGACCACCGGTTTCCGCTACGGGCGCCCGCCCGCGGCCGGCGCACCCGAGGACGAGCTGACGGTGCGCTACCCCGCGGCCCGCACCACCTTCACCTGGTCCGACGACCGCGACCGCTGGCTGGTGTCGATGGACGGTACGCCCGCCGTCACCACGGAGGGCGAGCGGCTGGCGCCCGCGACGGTCGTCGTGCAGTACGTGACCGTGCGCCGGTCCGGCTTCCAGGACTTCCTCGGCAACAACACGCCGTACACCGAGACGGTGGACTCCGGTGAGGCGACCGTGCTGCGCGGCGGACGCGCCTACGAGGCGCGCTGGGAGCGTCCGGCCGCCGAGGACGGCACCTCCTTCACCACCGCCGCGGGCGAGCGGTTGAACTTCGCGCGCGGTCAGGTGTGGGTGGTGTACGCGAAGGCGCCCTGA